The following coding sequences lie in one Arachis ipaensis cultivar K30076 chromosome B05, Araip1.1, whole genome shotgun sequence genomic window:
- the LOC107640968 gene encoding uncharacterized protein LOC107640968, which produces MKPTLEKDPTQHPHTRPPARDVAIPFGFGVLRTRADRYEVRHKVAIPYHLQTSGQVEISNRELKRILEKTISTSRKDWARKLDDALWVYWMAFKTPIGVSPYQLVYGKACHLPAELEHGAYWATNFLNFDAKAAGEKRLLQLNELEEFGYSAYENAKLYK; this is translated from the exons ATGAAACCAACGCTAGAGAAAGATCCCACTCAG CATCCGCATACGCGACCACCTGCACGCGACGTGGCTATTCCTTTCGGGTTTGGTGTCTTGCGTACACGAGCAGAT AGATATGAAGTCCGTCATAAGGTGGCAATCCCTTATCACcttcagacaagtggacaggttgagatATCAAATAGAGAACTTAAGAGAATTTTAGAAAAGACCATCAGTACttcaagaaaggactgggcaaggaagcttgatgatgctctctgggtaTACTGGATGGCATTTAAGACTCCTATTGGTGTGTCCCCCTATCAGTTGGtttatggtaaggcctgtcacttgccagCAGAGTTGGAGCACGGAGCATATTGGGCAACAAatttcctaaactttgatgccaaggcTGCTGGAGAAAAGAGGTTGCTCCAACTGAATGAGCTTGAAGAGTTTGGATattcagcttatgagaatgccaagctctacaaATAA